A genomic segment from Eulemur rufifrons isolate Redbay chromosome 19, OSU_ERuf_1, whole genome shotgun sequence encodes:
- the DCTN1 gene encoding dynactin subunit 1 isoform X6, with protein MSAEASARPLRVGSRVEVIGKGHRGTVAYVGATLFATGKWVGVILDEAKGKNDGTVQGRKYFTCDEGHGIFVRQSQIQVFEDGADTTSPETPDSSASKVLKREGTDTAAKTSKLPTRPASTGVSGASSSLGPSGSASAGELSSSEPSTPAQTPLAAPIIPTPVLTSPGAAPPLPSPSKEEEGLRAQVRDLEEKLETLRLKRAEDKAKLKELEKHKIQLEQVQEWKSKMQEQQADLQRRLKEARKEAKEALEAKERYMEEMADTADAIEMATLDKEMAEERAESLQQEVEALKERVDELTTDLEILKAEIEEKGSDGAASSYQLKQLEEQNARLKDALVRMRDLSSSEKQEHVKLQKLMEKKNQELEVVRQQRERLQEELSQAESTIDELKEQVDAALGAEEMVEMLTDRNLNLEEKVRELRETVGDLEAMNEMNDELQENARETELELREQLDMAGARVREAQKRVEAAQETVADYQQTIKKYRQLTAHLQDVNRELTNQQEASVERQQQPPPETFDFKIKFAETKAHAKAIEMELRQMEVAQANRHMSLLTAFMPDSFLRPGGDHDCVLVLLLMPRLICKAELIRKQAQEKFELSENCSERPGLRGAAGEQLSFAAGLVYSLSLLQATLHRYEHALSQCNVDVYKKVGSLYPEMSAHERSLDFLIELLHKDQLDETVNVEPLTKAIKYYQHLYSIHLAEQPEDSTMQLADHIKFTQSALDCMSVEVGRLRAFLQGGQEATDIALLLRDLETSCSDIRQFCKKIRRRMPGTDAPGIPAALAFGPQVSDTLLDCRKHLTWVVAVLQEVAAAAAQLIAPLAENEGLPVAALEELAFKASEQIYGTPSSSPYECLRQSCNILISTMNKLATAMQEGEYDAERPPSKPPPVELRAAALRAEITDAEGLGLKLEDRETVIKELKKSLKIKGEELSEANVRLSLLEKKLDSAAKDADERIEKVQTRLEETQALLRKKEKEFEETMDALQADIDQLEAEKAELKQRLNSQSKRTIEGLRGPPPSGIATLVSGIAGGGAPGQAPGSMPGPGLVKDSPLLLQQISAMRLHISQLQHENSVLKGAQMKASLAALPPLHVAKLSLPPHEGPGSELAAGALYRKTSQLLETLNQLSTHTHVVDITRTSPAAKSPSAQLMEQVAQLKSLSDTIEKLKDEVLKETVSQRPGATVPTDFATFPSSAFLRAKEEQQDDTVYVGKVTFSCAAGLGQRHRLVLTQEQLHQLHSRLIS; from the exons ATGAGTGCAGAGGCCAGCGCCCGGCCTCTGAGAGTGGGCTCCCGTGTGGAGGTGATTGGAAAAGGCCACCGAGGCACTGTGGCCTATGTGGGAGCCACACTCTTTGCCACCGGCAAATGGGTAGGCGTGATCCTGGATGAAGCAAAGGGCAAGAATGATGGGACTGTCCAAGGCAGGAAGTACTTCACTTGTGATGAAGGACATGGCATCTTTGTGCGCCAATCCCAG ATCCAGGTATTTGAAGATGGAGCAGATACTACTTCCCCAGAGACAcctgattcttctgcctcaaaAGTCCTCAAAAGAG AGGGAACTGATACAGCTGCGAAGACTAGCAAACTG CCCACCCGCCCAGCCAGTACTGGGGTGTCTGGGGCCAGTAGTTCTCTGGGCCCCTCTGGCTCAGCATCAGCAGGTGAGCTGAGCAGCAGTGAGCCCAGCACCCCGGCTCAGACTCCGCTGGCAGCACCCATCATCCCCACGCCGGTTCTCACCTCTCCTGGAGCAGCCCCGCCGCTTCCTTCTCCCTCCAAG gaggaggaggggctgagggCTCAGGTGCGGGACCTAGAGGAGAAACTGGAGACCCTGCGTCTGAAACGGGCAGAAGACAAGGCAAAGCTGAAAGAGCTGGAGAAACACAAGATCCAGCTGGAGCAGGTGCAGGAATGGAAGAGCAAAATGCAGGAGCAGCAGGCAGACCTGCAGCGGCGCCTCAAGGAGGCGCGGAAG GAAGCCAAGGAGGCCCTGGAGGCAAAGGAACGCTACATGGAAGAGATGGCTGACACTGCTGATGCCATTGAGATGGCCACTCTGGACAAGGAAATGGCTGAAGAGCGGGCCGAGTCTCTGCAGCAGGAGGTGGAGGCACTGAAGGAGCGTGTGGATGAGCTCACCACTGACTTGGAGATCCTCAAGGCTGAGATTGAAGAGAAGG GCTCAGATGGGGCTGCATCCAGTTACCAGCTCAAGCAGCTCGAGGAGCAGAATGCCCGCCTGAAGGATGCACTGGTGAG GATGCGGGATCTTTCTTCCTCGGAGAAGCAGGAGCATGTGAAGCTCCAGAAGCTCATGGAAAAGAAGAACCAAGAGCTAGAAGTTGTGAGGCAACAGCGGGAGCGTCTGCAGGAGGAGCTGAGCCAGGCAGAGAGCACCATTGATGAGCTTAAGGAGCAG GTGGATGCTGCTCTGGGTGCTGAGGAGATGGTGGAGATGCTAACAGACCGGAACCTGAATCTGGAGGAGAAAGTGCGGGAGTTGAGGGAGACTGTGGGGGACTTG GAAGCGATGAATGAGATGAACGATGAGCTGCAGGAGAACGCACGCGAGACAGAGCTGGAGCTGCGGGAGCAGCTGGACATGGCTGGTGCTCGAGTGCGCGAGGCCCAGAAGCGTGTGGAGGCAGCCCAGGAGACAGTTGCAGACTACCAACAAACCATCAAGAAGTACCGGCAGCTGACTGCCCATCTGCAG GACGTGAATCGGGAACTGACAAACCAGCAGGAAGCATCTGTGGAAAGGCAGCAGCAGCCTCCTCCAGAGACTTTTGACTTCAAAATCAAGTTTGCTGAGACTAAGGCTCATGCCAAG GCAATTGAGATGGAATTGAGGCAGATGGAGGTGGCCCAGGCCAACCGGCACATGTCCCTGCTGACAGCTTTCATGCCTGATAGCTTCCTGCGGCCAGGTGGGGACCATGACTGCGTCCTGGTGCTGCTGCTCATGCCTCGTCTCATTTGCAAG GCAGAGCTGATCCGGAAGCAGGCCCAGGAGAAGTTTGAACTAAGCGAGAACTGTTCAGAGCGGCCTGGGCTGCGAGGAGCTGCAGGGGAGCAGCTCAGCTTTGCTGCTGGGCTGGTATACTCGCTGAGTCTGCTGCAGGCCACGCTACACCGCTATGAGCA TGCCCTCTCTCAGTGCAATGTGGATGTGTATAAAAAAGTGGGCAGCCTCTACCCTGAGATGAGTGCCCACGAGCGCTCCTTGGATTTCCTCATTGAGCTCCTGCACAAGGATCAGCTGGATGAAACTGTCAATGTGGAGCCTCTCACCAAAGCCATCAAGTACTACCAG CATCTGTACAGCATCCACCTTGCCGAACAGCCTGAGGACAGTACCATGCAGCTGGCCGACCACATCAAG TTCACCCAGAGTGCCCTGGACTGCATGAGTGTGGAGGTAGGACGGCTGCGTGCCTTCTTGCAG GGTGGGCAGGAAGCCACAGACATTGCCCTCCTGCTCCGGGACCTGGAAACATCGTGCAGTGACATCCGCCAGTTCTGCAAGAAGATCCGAAGGCGAATGCCAGGGACGGATGCTCCTGGAATCCCAGCTGCATTGGCCTTTGGACCACAG GTATCTGACACACTCCTAGACTGCAGGAAACACTTGACTTGGGTAGTGGCTGTGCTGCAGGAGGTGGCAGCAGCTGCTGCTCAGCTCATTGCCCCGCTGGCGGAGAATGAAGGGCTGCCTGTGGCTGCCCTGGAGGAGTTGGCTTTCAAAGCAAGCGAGCAG ATCTATGGGACCCCCTCCAGCAGCCCCTATGAGTGTCTACGCCAGTCATGCAACATTCTCATCAGTACCATGAACAAGCTGGCCACAGCCATGCAGGAAGGGGAGTACGATGCAGAGCGGCCTCCCAGTAAG CCTCCCCCAGTTGAGCTGCGGGCTGCAGCCCTTCGTGCAGAGATCACAGATGCTGAAGGCCTGGGTTTGAAGCTTGAAGATCGAGAGACAGTTATCAAGGAGTTGAAGAAATCACTCAAGATTAAG GGTGAGGAGCTGAGTGAGGCCAATGTGCGGCTGAGCCTCCTGGAGAAGAAGCTCGACAGTGCTGCCAAGGATGCAGACGAGCGCATTGAGAAAGTCCAGACTCGGCTGGAGGAGACCCAGGCGCTGCTGCGGAAGAAGGAGAA AGAGTTTGAGGAGACAATGGATGCGCTCCAGGCTGACATTGACCAACTGGAAGCAGAGAAGGCAGAGCTAAAGCAGCGGCTAAACAGCCAGTCCAAGCGCACGATTGAGGGGCTACGGGGGCCCCCGCCTTCAGGCATTGCTACCCTGGTCTCTGGCATTGCTGGTG GGGGCGCCCCTGGGCAGGCTCCAGGATCcatgccaggcccagggctggtgAAGGACTCGCCACTGCTGCTTCAGCAGATCTCTGCTATGAGGCTGCACATCTCCCAGCTCCAGCATGAAAACAGCGTCCTCAAG GGAGCCCAGATGAAGGCATCCTTGGCAGCCCTGCCCCCCTTGCATGTTGCCAAGTTATCCCTCCCACCCCACGAGGGCCCTGGCAGTGAGCTAGCAGCTGGAGCACTGTATCGTAAGACCAGCCAGCTGCTGGAGACATTGAATCAGCTGAGCACACATACCCACGTAGTAGACATCACTCGCACCAGCCCTG
- the DCTN1 gene encoding dynactin subunit 1 isoform X3, which translates to MSAEASARPLRVGSRVEVIGKGHRGTVAYVGATLFATGKWVGVILDEAKGKNDGTVQGRKYFTCDEGHGIFVRQSQIQVFEDGADTTSPETPDSSASKVLKREGTDTAAKTSKLRGLKPKKAPTARKTTTRRPKPTRPASTGVSGASSSLGPSGSASAGELSSSEPSTPAQTPLAAPIIPTPVLTSPGAAPPLPSPSKEEEGLRAQVRDLEEKLETLRLKRAEDKAKLKELEKHKIQLEQVQEWKSKMQEQQADLQRRLKEARKEAKEALEAKERYMEEMADTADAIEMATLDKEMAEERAESLQQEVEALKERVDELTTDLEILKAEIEEKGSDGAASSYQLKQLEEQNARLKDALVRMRDLSSSEKQEHVKLQKLMEKKNQELEVVRQQRERLQEELSQAESTIDELKEQVDAALGAEEMVEMLTDRNLNLEEKVRELRETVGDLEAMNEMNDELQENARETELELREQLDMAGARVREAQKRVEAAQETVADYQQTIKKYRQLTAHLQDVNRELTNQQEASVERQQQPPPETFDFKIKFAETKAHAKAIEMELRQMEVAQANRHMSLLTAFMPDSFLRPGGDHDCVLVLLLMPRLICKAELIRKQAQEKFELSENCSERPGLRGAAGEQLSFAAGLVYSLSLLQATLHRYEHALSQCNVDVYKKVGSLYPEMSAHERSLDFLIELLHKDQLDETVNVEPLTKAIKYYQHLYSIHLAEQPEDSTMQLADHIKFTQSALDCMSVEVGRLRAFLQGGQEATDIALLLRDLETSCSDIRQFCKKIRRRMPGTDAPGIPAALAFGPQVSDTLLDCRKHLTWVVAVLQEVAAAAAQLIAPLAENEGLPVAALEELAFKASEQIYGTPSSSPYECLRQSCNILISTMNKLATAMQEGEYDAERPPSKPPPVELRAAALRAEITDAEGLGLKLEDRETVIKELKKSLKIKGEELSEANVRLSLLEKKLDSAAKDADERIEKVQTRLEETQALLRKKEKEFEETMDALQADIDQLEAEKAELKQRLNSQSKRTIEGLRGPPPSGIATLVSGIAGEEQQRGGAPGQAPGSMPGPGLVKDSPLLLQQISAMRLHISQLQHENSVLKGAQMKASLAALPPLHVAKLSLPPHEGPGSELAAGALYRKTSQLLETLNQLSTHTHVVDITRTSPAAKSPSAQLMEQVAQLKSLSDTIEKLKDEVLKETVSQRPGATVPTDFATFPSSAFLRAKEEQQDDTVYVGKVTFSCAAGLGQRHRLVLTQEQLHQLHSRLIS; encoded by the exons ATGAGTGCAGAGGCCAGCGCCCGGCCTCTGAGAGTGGGCTCCCGTGTGGAGGTGATTGGAAAAGGCCACCGAGGCACTGTGGCCTATGTGGGAGCCACACTCTTTGCCACCGGCAAATGGGTAGGCGTGATCCTGGATGAAGCAAAGGGCAAGAATGATGGGACTGTCCAAGGCAGGAAGTACTTCACTTGTGATGAAGGACATGGCATCTTTGTGCGCCAATCCCAG ATCCAGGTATTTGAAGATGGAGCAGATACTACTTCCCCAGAGACAcctgattcttctgcctcaaaAGTCCTCAAAAGAG AGGGAACTGATACAGCTGCGAAGACTAGCAAACTG CGGGGACTGAAGCCTAAGAAG GCACCGACAGCCCGAAAG ACCACAACTCGGCGGCCCAAG CCCACCCGCCCAGCCAGTACTGGGGTGTCTGGGGCCAGTAGTTCTCTGGGCCCCTCTGGCTCAGCATCAGCAGGTGAGCTGAGCAGCAGTGAGCCCAGCACCCCGGCTCAGACTCCGCTGGCAGCACCCATCATCCCCACGCCGGTTCTCACCTCTCCTGGAGCAGCCCCGCCGCTTCCTTCTCCCTCCAAG gaggaggaggggctgagggCTCAGGTGCGGGACCTAGAGGAGAAACTGGAGACCCTGCGTCTGAAACGGGCAGAAGACAAGGCAAAGCTGAAAGAGCTGGAGAAACACAAGATCCAGCTGGAGCAGGTGCAGGAATGGAAGAGCAAAATGCAGGAGCAGCAGGCAGACCTGCAGCGGCGCCTCAAGGAGGCGCGGAAG GAAGCCAAGGAGGCCCTGGAGGCAAAGGAACGCTACATGGAAGAGATGGCTGACACTGCTGATGCCATTGAGATGGCCACTCTGGACAAGGAAATGGCTGAAGAGCGGGCCGAGTCTCTGCAGCAGGAGGTGGAGGCACTGAAGGAGCGTGTGGATGAGCTCACCACTGACTTGGAGATCCTCAAGGCTGAGATTGAAGAGAAGG GCTCAGATGGGGCTGCATCCAGTTACCAGCTCAAGCAGCTCGAGGAGCAGAATGCCCGCCTGAAGGATGCACTGGTGAG GATGCGGGATCTTTCTTCCTCGGAGAAGCAGGAGCATGTGAAGCTCCAGAAGCTCATGGAAAAGAAGAACCAAGAGCTAGAAGTTGTGAGGCAACAGCGGGAGCGTCTGCAGGAGGAGCTGAGCCAGGCAGAGAGCACCATTGATGAGCTTAAGGAGCAG GTGGATGCTGCTCTGGGTGCTGAGGAGATGGTGGAGATGCTAACAGACCGGAACCTGAATCTGGAGGAGAAAGTGCGGGAGTTGAGGGAGACTGTGGGGGACTTG GAAGCGATGAATGAGATGAACGATGAGCTGCAGGAGAACGCACGCGAGACAGAGCTGGAGCTGCGGGAGCAGCTGGACATGGCTGGTGCTCGAGTGCGCGAGGCCCAGAAGCGTGTGGAGGCAGCCCAGGAGACAGTTGCAGACTACCAACAAACCATCAAGAAGTACCGGCAGCTGACTGCCCATCTGCAG GACGTGAATCGGGAACTGACAAACCAGCAGGAAGCATCTGTGGAAAGGCAGCAGCAGCCTCCTCCAGAGACTTTTGACTTCAAAATCAAGTTTGCTGAGACTAAGGCTCATGCCAAG GCAATTGAGATGGAATTGAGGCAGATGGAGGTGGCCCAGGCCAACCGGCACATGTCCCTGCTGACAGCTTTCATGCCTGATAGCTTCCTGCGGCCAGGTGGGGACCATGACTGCGTCCTGGTGCTGCTGCTCATGCCTCGTCTCATTTGCAAG GCAGAGCTGATCCGGAAGCAGGCCCAGGAGAAGTTTGAACTAAGCGAGAACTGTTCAGAGCGGCCTGGGCTGCGAGGAGCTGCAGGGGAGCAGCTCAGCTTTGCTGCTGGGCTGGTATACTCGCTGAGTCTGCTGCAGGCCACGCTACACCGCTATGAGCA TGCCCTCTCTCAGTGCAATGTGGATGTGTATAAAAAAGTGGGCAGCCTCTACCCTGAGATGAGTGCCCACGAGCGCTCCTTGGATTTCCTCATTGAGCTCCTGCACAAGGATCAGCTGGATGAAACTGTCAATGTGGAGCCTCTCACCAAAGCCATCAAGTACTACCAG CATCTGTACAGCATCCACCTTGCCGAACAGCCTGAGGACAGTACCATGCAGCTGGCCGACCACATCAAG TTCACCCAGAGTGCCCTGGACTGCATGAGTGTGGAGGTAGGACGGCTGCGTGCCTTCTTGCAG GGTGGGCAGGAAGCCACAGACATTGCCCTCCTGCTCCGGGACCTGGAAACATCGTGCAGTGACATCCGCCAGTTCTGCAAGAAGATCCGAAGGCGAATGCCAGGGACGGATGCTCCTGGAATCCCAGCTGCATTGGCCTTTGGACCACAG GTATCTGACACACTCCTAGACTGCAGGAAACACTTGACTTGGGTAGTGGCTGTGCTGCAGGAGGTGGCAGCAGCTGCTGCTCAGCTCATTGCCCCGCTGGCGGAGAATGAAGGGCTGCCTGTGGCTGCCCTGGAGGAGTTGGCTTTCAAAGCAAGCGAGCAG ATCTATGGGACCCCCTCCAGCAGCCCCTATGAGTGTCTACGCCAGTCATGCAACATTCTCATCAGTACCATGAACAAGCTGGCCACAGCCATGCAGGAAGGGGAGTACGATGCAGAGCGGCCTCCCAGTAAG CCTCCCCCAGTTGAGCTGCGGGCTGCAGCCCTTCGTGCAGAGATCACAGATGCTGAAGGCCTGGGTTTGAAGCTTGAAGATCGAGAGACAGTTATCAAGGAGTTGAAGAAATCACTCAAGATTAAG GGTGAGGAGCTGAGTGAGGCCAATGTGCGGCTGAGCCTCCTGGAGAAGAAGCTCGACAGTGCTGCCAAGGATGCAGACGAGCGCATTGAGAAAGTCCAGACTCGGCTGGAGGAGACCCAGGCGCTGCTGCGGAAGAAGGAGAA AGAGTTTGAGGAGACAATGGATGCGCTCCAGGCTGACATTGACCAACTGGAAGCAGAGAAGGCAGAGCTAAAGCAGCGGCTAAACAGCCAGTCCAAGCGCACGATTGAGGGGCTACGGGGGCCCCCGCCTTCAGGCATTGCTACCCTGGTCTCTGGCATTGCTGGTG AAGAACAGCAGCGAG GGGGCGCCCCTGGGCAGGCTCCAGGATCcatgccaggcccagggctggtgAAGGACTCGCCACTGCTGCTTCAGCAGATCTCTGCTATGAGGCTGCACATCTCCCAGCTCCAGCATGAAAACAGCGTCCTCAAG GGAGCCCAGATGAAGGCATCCTTGGCAGCCCTGCCCCCCTTGCATGTTGCCAAGTTATCCCTCCCACCCCACGAGGGCCCTGGCAGTGAGCTAGCAGCTGGAGCACTGTATCGTAAGACCAGCCAGCTGCTGGAGACATTGAATCAGCTGAGCACACATACCCACGTAGTAGACATCACTCGCACCAGCCCTG
- the DCTN1 gene encoding dynactin subunit 1 isoform X4: MSAEASARPLRVGSRVEVIGKGHRGTVAYVGATLFATGKWVGVILDEAKGKNDGTVQGRKYFTCDEGHGIFVRQSQIQVFEDGADTTSPETPDSSASKVLKREGTDTAAKTSKLRGLKPKKTTTRRPKPTRPASTGVSGASSSLGPSGSASAGELSSSEPSTPAQTPLAAPIIPTPVLTSPGAAPPLPSPSKEEEGLRAQVRDLEEKLETLRLKRAEDKAKLKELEKHKIQLEQVQEWKSKMQEQQADLQRRLKEARKEAKEALEAKERYMEEMADTADAIEMATLDKEMAEERAESLQQEVEALKERVDELTTDLEILKAEIEEKGSDGAASSYQLKQLEEQNARLKDALVRMRDLSSSEKQEHVKLQKLMEKKNQELEVVRQQRERLQEELSQAESTIDELKEQVDAALGAEEMVEMLTDRNLNLEEKVRELRETVGDLEAMNEMNDELQENARETELELREQLDMAGARVREAQKRVEAAQETVADYQQTIKKYRQLTAHLQDVNRELTNQQEASVERQQQPPPETFDFKIKFAETKAHAKAIEMELRQMEVAQANRHMSLLTAFMPDSFLRPGGDHDCVLVLLLMPRLICKAELIRKQAQEKFELSENCSERPGLRGAAGEQLSFAAGLVYSLSLLQATLHRYEHALSQCNVDVYKKVGSLYPEMSAHERSLDFLIELLHKDQLDETVNVEPLTKAIKYYQHLYSIHLAEQPEDSTMQLADHIKFTQSALDCMSVEVGRLRAFLQGGQEATDIALLLRDLETSCSDIRQFCKKIRRRMPGTDAPGIPAALAFGPQVSDTLLDCRKHLTWVVAVLQEVAAAAAQLIAPLAENEGLPVAALEELAFKASEQIYGTPSSSPYECLRQSCNILISTMNKLATAMQEGEYDAERPPSKPPPVELRAAALRAEITDAEGLGLKLEDRETVIKELKKSLKIKGEELSEANVRLSLLEKKLDSAAKDADERIEKVQTRLEETQALLRKKEKEFEETMDALQADIDQLEAEKAELKQRLNSQSKRTIEGLRGPPPSGIATLVSGIAGEEQQRGGAPGQAPGSMPGPGLVKDSPLLLQQISAMRLHISQLQHENSVLKGAQMKASLAALPPLHVAKLSLPPHEGPGSELAAGALYRKTSQLLETLNQLSTHTHVVDITRTSPAAKSPSAQLMEQVAQLKSLSDTIEKLKDEVLKETVSQRPGATVPTDFATFPSSAFLRAKEEQQDDTVYVGKVTFSCAAGLGQRHRLVLTQEQLHQLHSRLIS; the protein is encoded by the exons ATGAGTGCAGAGGCCAGCGCCCGGCCTCTGAGAGTGGGCTCCCGTGTGGAGGTGATTGGAAAAGGCCACCGAGGCACTGTGGCCTATGTGGGAGCCACACTCTTTGCCACCGGCAAATGGGTAGGCGTGATCCTGGATGAAGCAAAGGGCAAGAATGATGGGACTGTCCAAGGCAGGAAGTACTTCACTTGTGATGAAGGACATGGCATCTTTGTGCGCCAATCCCAG ATCCAGGTATTTGAAGATGGAGCAGATACTACTTCCCCAGAGACAcctgattcttctgcctcaaaAGTCCTCAAAAGAG AGGGAACTGATACAGCTGCGAAGACTAGCAAACTG CGGGGACTGAAGCCTAAGAAG ACCACAACTCGGCGGCCCAAG CCCACCCGCCCAGCCAGTACTGGGGTGTCTGGGGCCAGTAGTTCTCTGGGCCCCTCTGGCTCAGCATCAGCAGGTGAGCTGAGCAGCAGTGAGCCCAGCACCCCGGCTCAGACTCCGCTGGCAGCACCCATCATCCCCACGCCGGTTCTCACCTCTCCTGGAGCAGCCCCGCCGCTTCCTTCTCCCTCCAAG gaggaggaggggctgagggCTCAGGTGCGGGACCTAGAGGAGAAACTGGAGACCCTGCGTCTGAAACGGGCAGAAGACAAGGCAAAGCTGAAAGAGCTGGAGAAACACAAGATCCAGCTGGAGCAGGTGCAGGAATGGAAGAGCAAAATGCAGGAGCAGCAGGCAGACCTGCAGCGGCGCCTCAAGGAGGCGCGGAAG GAAGCCAAGGAGGCCCTGGAGGCAAAGGAACGCTACATGGAAGAGATGGCTGACACTGCTGATGCCATTGAGATGGCCACTCTGGACAAGGAAATGGCTGAAGAGCGGGCCGAGTCTCTGCAGCAGGAGGTGGAGGCACTGAAGGAGCGTGTGGATGAGCTCACCACTGACTTGGAGATCCTCAAGGCTGAGATTGAAGAGAAGG GCTCAGATGGGGCTGCATCCAGTTACCAGCTCAAGCAGCTCGAGGAGCAGAATGCCCGCCTGAAGGATGCACTGGTGAG GATGCGGGATCTTTCTTCCTCGGAGAAGCAGGAGCATGTGAAGCTCCAGAAGCTCATGGAAAAGAAGAACCAAGAGCTAGAAGTTGTGAGGCAACAGCGGGAGCGTCTGCAGGAGGAGCTGAGCCAGGCAGAGAGCACCATTGATGAGCTTAAGGAGCAG GTGGATGCTGCTCTGGGTGCTGAGGAGATGGTGGAGATGCTAACAGACCGGAACCTGAATCTGGAGGAGAAAGTGCGGGAGTTGAGGGAGACTGTGGGGGACTTG GAAGCGATGAATGAGATGAACGATGAGCTGCAGGAGAACGCACGCGAGACAGAGCTGGAGCTGCGGGAGCAGCTGGACATGGCTGGTGCTCGAGTGCGCGAGGCCCAGAAGCGTGTGGAGGCAGCCCAGGAGACAGTTGCAGACTACCAACAAACCATCAAGAAGTACCGGCAGCTGACTGCCCATCTGCAG GACGTGAATCGGGAACTGACAAACCAGCAGGAAGCATCTGTGGAAAGGCAGCAGCAGCCTCCTCCAGAGACTTTTGACTTCAAAATCAAGTTTGCTGAGACTAAGGCTCATGCCAAG GCAATTGAGATGGAATTGAGGCAGATGGAGGTGGCCCAGGCCAACCGGCACATGTCCCTGCTGACAGCTTTCATGCCTGATAGCTTCCTGCGGCCAGGTGGGGACCATGACTGCGTCCTGGTGCTGCTGCTCATGCCTCGTCTCATTTGCAAG GCAGAGCTGATCCGGAAGCAGGCCCAGGAGAAGTTTGAACTAAGCGAGAACTGTTCAGAGCGGCCTGGGCTGCGAGGAGCTGCAGGGGAGCAGCTCAGCTTTGCTGCTGGGCTGGTATACTCGCTGAGTCTGCTGCAGGCCACGCTACACCGCTATGAGCA TGCCCTCTCTCAGTGCAATGTGGATGTGTATAAAAAAGTGGGCAGCCTCTACCCTGAGATGAGTGCCCACGAGCGCTCCTTGGATTTCCTCATTGAGCTCCTGCACAAGGATCAGCTGGATGAAACTGTCAATGTGGAGCCTCTCACCAAAGCCATCAAGTACTACCAG CATCTGTACAGCATCCACCTTGCCGAACAGCCTGAGGACAGTACCATGCAGCTGGCCGACCACATCAAG TTCACCCAGAGTGCCCTGGACTGCATGAGTGTGGAGGTAGGACGGCTGCGTGCCTTCTTGCAG GGTGGGCAGGAAGCCACAGACATTGCCCTCCTGCTCCGGGACCTGGAAACATCGTGCAGTGACATCCGCCAGTTCTGCAAGAAGATCCGAAGGCGAATGCCAGGGACGGATGCTCCTGGAATCCCAGCTGCATTGGCCTTTGGACCACAG GTATCTGACACACTCCTAGACTGCAGGAAACACTTGACTTGGGTAGTGGCTGTGCTGCAGGAGGTGGCAGCAGCTGCTGCTCAGCTCATTGCCCCGCTGGCGGAGAATGAAGGGCTGCCTGTGGCTGCCCTGGAGGAGTTGGCTTTCAAAGCAAGCGAGCAG ATCTATGGGACCCCCTCCAGCAGCCCCTATGAGTGTCTACGCCAGTCATGCAACATTCTCATCAGTACCATGAACAAGCTGGCCACAGCCATGCAGGAAGGGGAGTACGATGCAGAGCGGCCTCCCAGTAAG CCTCCCCCAGTTGAGCTGCGGGCTGCAGCCCTTCGTGCAGAGATCACAGATGCTGAAGGCCTGGGTTTGAAGCTTGAAGATCGAGAGACAGTTATCAAGGAGTTGAAGAAATCACTCAAGATTAAG GGTGAGGAGCTGAGTGAGGCCAATGTGCGGCTGAGCCTCCTGGAGAAGAAGCTCGACAGTGCTGCCAAGGATGCAGACGAGCGCATTGAGAAAGTCCAGACTCGGCTGGAGGAGACCCAGGCGCTGCTGCGGAAGAAGGAGAA AGAGTTTGAGGAGACAATGGATGCGCTCCAGGCTGACATTGACCAACTGGAAGCAGAGAAGGCAGAGCTAAAGCAGCGGCTAAACAGCCAGTCCAAGCGCACGATTGAGGGGCTACGGGGGCCCCCGCCTTCAGGCATTGCTACCCTGGTCTCTGGCATTGCTGGTG AAGAACAGCAGCGAG GGGGCGCCCCTGGGCAGGCTCCAGGATCcatgccaggcccagggctggtgAAGGACTCGCCACTGCTGCTTCAGCAGATCTCTGCTATGAGGCTGCACATCTCCCAGCTCCAGCATGAAAACAGCGTCCTCAAG GGAGCCCAGATGAAGGCATCCTTGGCAGCCCTGCCCCCCTTGCATGTTGCCAAGTTATCCCTCCCACCCCACGAGGGCCCTGGCAGTGAGCTAGCAGCTGGAGCACTGTATCGTAAGACCAGCCAGCTGCTGGAGACATTGAATCAGCTGAGCACACATACCCACGTAGTAGACATCACTCGCACCAGCCCTG